In Streptomyces sp. ITFR-16, the sequence AGACCCCGAGCGCGCGCAGCGGCGTGCCGAGCAGCTCACGGCGATCGACCCCGACTGGAACCCCGGACAGCTGGGCTGGACCGTCGACTGGCAACGCCATTACGTCGGCCTGGCCGCCCTCCTGAACGTCGGCGGCGCGCTCAAGGACGTCCAGCCCGGCGTCACCTACCGGGGCGACGACATCGGGCGCTGGGTCGCCCGGCAAGCCCGGGACTGGGCACGGCTGAATCCGGAGCAGCAGCGGCGCCTGGGCGAACTCGGTGTGCGAGCAGCGACTGTACGGGTGCGGAAGGCCCCGGTGCCGGCCGGTACGAAGACCGGAGCAGCGAAAGGCTCCGACGCGTTCACACGAGGCGTGGCAGCCCTGCGCCAGTACATCCAACGCGAAGGGAAGACCGTCGTGCCCAGGGAGCACACAAAGGTTCTGGTAGAGGCAGGCAGCGGCACAGAGACCGCCGTTCGGCTGGGCGTTTGGGTCAGCAACCAGAAATCCCGACGTGACCGCCTCGACACCACCCAGCTCGCCGCCCTCGCCAACCTCGGATTGGAATGGGCGGCGTAAGCGGCCAGCTCCCACGACAGTGATATGTGAGATCCCGAACCTCTAGAACAACCGTCAGGGTGCTGCGGTGCGCTGGAAGGAAGTGACATTCAGCTTCACGCCGTCGGTGCTCTGGAGGACGGTGGGCATCTCGCCCTTGGAAGTCTGGCCGGGCTGGACGTCGGTCACGAACTGAGTGCTGTGCGCGACACGGGTACCGCTGGCGTCCACGGCCTCCCAGTCCCAGGAGTAATTGGACTTCTCACTGCTGTTGTTCTTGATCGTCCGCTCGATCCAGATGTTGTTGATCCCGGCTTCCGAGCGGTCATCGATTCGGAAACTGGTCAGGTCCTTGCGTTCATTGAGCGTTTTCAGCGTGGCCACTGATCGGGTGACGGAGCGGTGTGAAGGTCGGGGTGCGCAACGGACAGGGCTCCCGCGCCGTTGAGGGAGGTGTTCGACGTCTCAACTCAGCAGCACAGGAGCCCTGTTGGTTCCGTATCCTGCCGCACTCGACCTGCCTCACGCCCTGGTCGAGTGGGTCGCGATGCTCATCGTCATCCGTGAGGGTGACCGCCGGTGCAAACTCGCCGCACCGTCGTGCGCTGGTCGCACTCGTGTACCTGCGCCGCCACGACACTCTCGCCCGCATCGCCGCCGGCTTTGGGATATCCGTCGGCACCGCCCATGCCTACGTCACCTCCGTCACCGGCCTGCTCGCCGACCAGGCACCGGGCCTGCTCAAGACGCTGCGCTCGCACGACCCGGAATTCGTCCTCCTGGACGGCACGCTCGCCGAGTGCGACCGCGTCGGCGACGGCAAGGCCGACTACTCGGCGAAGCACAAGCGGCACGGGGTGAACGTGCAGGTCGTCACCGACCCAGCCGGAGAGATCCTGTGGATCTCGCCCGCGCTGC encodes:
- a CDS encoding helicase associated domain-containing protein — protein: MIAKWIKFQVLDTERQDWTRGYDAARRYRDREDDLDVPYEHQEGAYPLGRWLSDQRRAYRAGTMNSTRAAELEELGMIWDTADAQFEENLAAARAYYREAGALAAPRHAVALDKPVGQWLTNLRRPGGLGKDPERAQRRAEQLTAIDPDWNPGQLGWTVDWQRHYVGLAALLNVGGALKDVQPGVTYRGDDIGRWVARQARDWARLNPEQQRRLGELGVRAATVRVRKAPVPAGTKTGAAKGSDAFTRGVAALRQYIQREGKTVVPREHTKVLVEAGSGTETAVRLGVWVSNQKSRRDRLDTTQLAALANLGLEWAA